From the Flavimarina sp. Hel_I_48 genome, one window contains:
- a CDS encoding tetratricopeptide repeat protein encodes MIYRFLTFSLFILLSVEPLSAQQSAAFTNDLVQYNKALTLYSNQQYLPAQALFEQVKEQATDATVKADCAYYIANAAVRLNQQGADQLMQHFVEDYPTSTKRNSAFKDVADYYFENGNYGKAKKWYEQTQVGNLSGKEQERYNFNMGYVHFKTRQPEEALAYFARVHDSEKYGPRAKYYEGFIAYGNDDYDQAKELFEEVEAEEGEQEELSYFKSDLAFKSGNFQEAITQAKEKLATADRREVSELNKIIGESYFNLEQYAEALPYLKEYKGDRGKWTNTDYYQLGYTYYKQGEFEQAISEFNKIVDGKNSVAQNAYYHLADAYLKTGRKQEALNAFRNASEMDFDAKIKEDSYYNYAKLSYEIGNAYEAPPKVITSFLATYQDAPQKQEMESLLIDSYLTSKNYEAAMGLFESSADFKDPAAFQQVAFYYGIDQYNAGKYDDAVVSFTKALKYPENAELNSKALYWKAESEYNVNRIDAAIATFNQFEASSAARSLPEYENLPYNLGYAYFKKRNYSEAARYFDRYAKSGIADEVRKGDAYMRLGDSYFIDSKYWPAMEAYNAALEIPGAERDYAAFQKAISYGFVDRKNDKIEGLRDFTSRFPASSYRDDALYELGNTYVSLQKNQEGIDAYDKLVAEIPQSKFVSKALLKKALIYDNTSRSDEALNIFKKVATDFPGTPEGVQAVASAKLIYIDLGQVDEFGRWANTLNYISVEDSELDDAAFASAEKQFVENKGDNARAQFEEYLQQYPTGQRALEAHFYLGQLYFSENQFEKTIPHYKFVLAKERSEFTEQALARLGQVYLSEKNYTAAIPVLSRLEKESDIAQNTIFAQSNLMKSYSEGKQYDKAVAYAEKVLANSKIDNNVKSDAQVIIARSAMQTGNEPRAKEAYAQVQKIATGELGAEALYYDAYFKNKENDFKGSNDAVQKLAKDYSGYKVYGGKGLLLMAKNFYALKDAYQATYILDNVISNFSDYPELVAAARAEQVKIKAAESKTNASVQEN; translated from the coding sequence ATGATTTATAGATTTCTCACGTTTTCCCTATTTATACTCCTAAGCGTGGAGCCACTGAGCGCCCAGCAATCGGCCGCTTTTACTAACGACCTGGTACAGTATAACAAGGCGCTTACGCTATACAGCAACCAGCAATACCTGCCGGCACAGGCACTTTTTGAACAAGTTAAGGAACAAGCAACAGATGCAACCGTAAAAGCAGACTGTGCATACTATATTGCAAATGCGGCGGTACGTTTGAATCAACAAGGTGCAGATCAGCTTATGCAGCACTTTGTTGAGGATTATCCTACAAGCACCAAGCGCAATTCAGCTTTTAAAGATGTTGCCGATTACTATTTTGAAAATGGGAATTACGGCAAAGCCAAAAAGTGGTACGAGCAGACCCAGGTAGGCAATTTGAGTGGTAAAGAGCAGGAACGCTACAACTTTAATATGGGGTATGTACATTTTAAAACCCGCCAGCCAGAAGAAGCACTTGCCTACTTTGCCCGTGTGCACGATTCTGAAAAATATGGCCCGCGCGCAAAATATTACGAAGGTTTTATTGCTTATGGCAACGACGATTATGATCAGGCAAAAGAGCTTTTTGAAGAAGTAGAAGCTGAAGAGGGCGAGCAGGAAGAACTTTCCTACTTTAAGTCAGACCTTGCTTTTAAATCGGGCAACTTTCAGGAAGCCATTACCCAGGCGAAAGAAAAACTTGCCACGGCAGATCGCCGCGAAGTTTCAGAACTGAACAAAATCATTGGTGAAAGTTATTTCAACCTTGAACAATATGCCGAAGCGCTTCCCTACCTTAAAGAATATAAAGGAGATCGCGGTAAATGGACCAATACCGACTATTATCAGCTAGGATATACCTATTACAAGCAAGGAGAATTTGAACAGGCCATCAGCGAATTTAATAAAATTGTGGATGGAAAGAACAGTGTGGCTCAAAATGCATACTACCATTTGGCCGACGCGTACTTGAAAACTGGTCGCAAACAAGAAGCTTTAAATGCCTTTAGGAATGCTTCAGAGATGGATTTTGATGCTAAAATCAAAGAAGACAGCTATTATAATTATGCCAAGTTGAGCTATGAAATCGGTAATGCCTATGAGGCACCACCAAAAGTTATTACCAGCTTTCTCGCCACATATCAGGATGCACCGCAAAAGCAGGAAATGGAATCCCTTCTGATAGACAGTTACCTGACTTCTAAAAATTATGAGGCGGCCATGGGCCTCTTTGAAAGCAGCGCAGACTTTAAAGATCCTGCCGCTTTTCAACAAGTTGCTTTTTATTACGGTATTGATCAGTACAATGCCGGTAAATATGATGATGCCGTGGTAAGCTTTACAAAAGCACTAAAATATCCCGAAAATGCCGAATTGAACTCAAAAGCGCTCTATTGGAAAGCAGAAAGTGAATACAATGTAAACCGTATTGACGCGGCCATTGCAACCTTCAATCAATTTGAAGCCAGCAGTGCTGCCCGTAGCCTACCAGAATATGAAAACCTTCCCTATAATTTAGGTTACGCCTATTTCAAAAAAAGAAATTATAGTGAAGCAGCCCGGTACTTTGATCGCTATGCAAAGTCTGGGATTGCTGACGAGGTACGCAAAGGTGACGCATACATGCGCCTGGGCGACAGTTACTTTATAGATAGCAAATACTGGCCAGCGATGGAAGCATACAATGCTGCTCTTGAAATCCCTGGTGCAGAGCGGGACTATGCCGCTTTTCAAAAAGCCATCAGTTATGGTTTTGTGGATCGCAAGAACGATAAAATTGAGGGATTGCGTGATTTTACCTCGCGTTTCCCAGCATCAAGTTATCGTGATGATGCCCTTTATGAACTGGGAAATACCTATGTTTCCCTACAAAAGAATCAGGAAGGGATTGATGCCTATGATAAATTGGTCGCAGAGATTCCGCAGAGCAAGTTTGTTTCAAAAGCATTACTTAAAAAAGCCCTTATTTATGATAATACCAGCCGTAGCGATGAGGCGCTTAATATCTTTAAAAAGGTTGCCACAGATTTTCCCGGTACGCCAGAAGGGGTGCAAGCGGTTGCTTCTGCCAAGTTAATCTATATTGACTTGGGTCAGGTGGATGAATTTGGCCGCTGGGCAAATACGCTAAACTATATTTCTGTAGAAGATTCAGAGTTGGATGATGCCGCTTTCGCTTCCGCGGAAAAGCAGTTTGTGGAAAACAAAGGTGACAATGCCCGTGCGCAGTTTGAAGAATACCTGCAACAATATCCTACTGGACAACGTGCCCTGGAGGCTCATTTTTATCTGGGTCAACTCTATTTTTCAGAAAACCAGTTTGAAAAGACCATTCCACATTACAAGTTTGTACTTGCTAAAGAGCGCAGCGAGTTTACAGAGCAGGCACTTGCCCGTCTGGGACAAGTTTATCTGAGCGAAAAAAATTATACCGCTGCCATTCCTGTCCTGAGCCGTTTAGAAAAAGAGTCTGACATTGCGCAGAACACCATTTTTGCACAGAGCAACCTGATGAAATCCTATTCCGAAGGAAAGCAATATGATAAAGCGGTGGCGTATGCGGAAAAAGTACTGGCGAATTCCAAGATCGACAACAACGTTAAAAGTGATGCGCAGGTGATTATCGCCCGCAGCGCCATGCAAACCGGAAATGAACCCCGAGCAAAAGAAGCCTACGCGCAAGTACAAAAAATCGCCACCGGCGAACTGGGAGCGGAAGCACTTTATTACGATGCGTATTTTAAAAACAAAGAAAACGATTTTAAAGGATCTAACGACGCGGTACAAAAGCTTGCTAAAGATTACAGCGGTTATAAAGTTTATGGCGGAAAAGGACTTTTACTTATGGCCAAAAACTTTTACGCCCTCAAAGACGCGTATCAGGCCACGTACATCCTTGATAACGTGATCAGCAACTTTAGTGACTATCCAGAACTTGTTGCCGCCGCAAGAGCAGAACAGGTCAAAATCAAAGCAGCCGAATCAAAAACCAATGCTTCCGTACAGGAAAACTAG
- a CDS encoding cell division ATP-binding protein FtsE gives MSQTEVLHLNNASIFQRENLILSNVSITINKGEFVYLIGKTGSGKSSFMKTLYGDLPLQEGQGRIVDFDLAELKERQIPFLRRKLGVVFQDFKLLNDRNVADNLGFVLKATGWKDKKEMQQRIDTVLDKVDMKTKGFKFPYQLSGGEQQRVAIARALLNNPELILADEPTGNLDPQTSVEVMGVLRDLNKNGNTILMATHDYALLLKFPSKTLKCDGSKIFEVVQKTI, from the coding sequence ATGTCCCAGACGGAAGTACTTCACCTTAACAATGCCTCCATTTTTCAGCGTGAAAACCTGATTCTTTCTAACGTGAGCATTACCATAAACAAGGGCGAATTTGTCTATTTGATAGGAAAAACAGGTTCTGGAAAGAGCAGTTTTATGAAAACCCTGTATGGCGATCTTCCACTTCAGGAAGGGCAGGGGCGCATCGTAGACTTTGATCTCGCCGAATTGAAAGAACGTCAAATCCCTTTTTTAAGACGAAAGTTGGGCGTTGTATTTCAGGATTTTAAATTGCTCAATGACCGTAATGTGGCAGATAATCTGGGATTTGTTCTTAAAGCGACCGGCTGGAAGGACAAAAAGGAAATGCAACAGCGCATCGATACGGTACTTGATAAGGTTGATATGAAAACCAAAGGTTTCAAGTTTCCGTACCAGCTTTCGGGAGGGGAACAGCAGCGTGTGGCAATTGCCCGTGCCTTGCTCAATAATCCCGAGCTTATCCTTGCAGATGAACCTACCGGAAATCTGGATCCGCAGACGTCGGTTGAAGTAATGGGCGTACTGCGCGACCTCAATAAAAACGGCAATACCATTTTAATGGCTACCCACGATTATGCACTATTGCTAAAATTTCCCTCAAAAACATTAAAATGCGACGGGAGCAAGATTTTTGAAGTGGTGCAAAAAACCATTTAA
- a CDS encoding glycosyltransferase family 2 protein: MISILIPVFNYNVVPLVYAVNEQIKNLQHPYEIIVLDDHSTNLNMESANSKIGTIPQVTYLKAPRNKGRSATRHALAQAATSEWLLFLDADVMPSSPQFIKKYLENHKKASIVYGGITYTSQSPKDHILRYKYGREREAQPVAQRLKNPYISIISQGFLINKNLFLKVNPYKENRYGLDVLFTHNLKKEAASVLHIDNPVVHEGLETGQKFIEKSEKAVQSLLFLTENGQIPEDHYRIQKVALRLRKWKLSGLFTKSLAIFKKKMVKNLLSKNPSLFIFDVYRLHKFLEKQKPHA, translated from the coding sequence GTGATTTCTATTCTGATCCCTGTCTTTAATTACAATGTGGTGCCCCTGGTTTATGCGGTCAATGAGCAGATAAAAAATCTACAGCATCCCTATGAGATTATTGTTCTGGATGATCATTCTACTAATCTCAATATGGAAAGTGCCAATAGTAAAATTGGAACAATCCCGCAGGTAACATATCTAAAAGCTCCCAGAAATAAAGGTCGGTCAGCAACACGACATGCGCTCGCACAAGCCGCAACTTCAGAATGGCTTCTTTTTCTGGATGCTGATGTCATGCCTTCTTCTCCCCAGTTTATTAAAAAGTATCTCGAAAATCATAAAAAAGCATCCATCGTTTATGGCGGAATCACTTACACTTCCCAAAGTCCAAAAGATCATATTTTACGTTACAAATATGGTAGGGAGCGAGAAGCGCAACCCGTAGCGCAGCGTTTGAAAAATCCTTATATCAGTATAATTTCGCAAGGGTTTTTAATTAACAAAAACCTCTTTTTAAAAGTGAATCCGTATAAAGAAAACCGCTACGGACTTGATGTGCTTTTTACCCATAATTTGAAAAAGGAGGCGGCCAGCGTTTTACATATTGACAATCCTGTTGTTCATGAAGGGCTGGAAACCGGTCAAAAATTCATTGAAAAGTCCGAAAAAGCAGTGCAATCGCTGCTATTTTTAACTGAAAACGGCCAAATTCCCGAAGATCATTATCGCATTCAAAAAGTGGCTTTAAGACTTAGAAAATGGAAGCTAAGTGGTTTATTTACTAAAAGTCTAGCTATCTTTAAAAAGAAAATGGTCAAAAACCTTCTTTCTAAAAACCCATCACTCTTTATTTTTGATGTCTATCGTTTGCATAAATTTCTAGAAAAACAAAAGCCCCATGCCTGA